In one Magallana gigas chromosome 7, xbMagGiga1.1, whole genome shotgun sequence genomic region, the following are encoded:
- the LOC105322782 gene encoding beta-1,3-galactosyltransferase brn, with protein MTGCTIKMRCLKILLGRTLRNTLILMAICLSLLNMMNWVYYTYSEELIETYNKYSPPTGAVFLTRFASNSSTPKSISKHQTATVIPQSFERRYPLFDPGDSYDDNGIYMEVGAPLDTKDVRKKKLNFDPSKYPLEVDLVKLTNYIFEGKKIKNKPINPHPYQFVHEAADACHIKNLHLVVIVKSRANNTKTREVIRKTWGNPTIYSGVAVIFLLGQMRGCEKNISEEAQRHKDIVQENFVDDYSNNTLKTIMGYNWVVRHCSNANFNLFVDDDIFVVVKNLDNYRNNKDKEPRIMAGKLLPRSTPFRDNGSKWFVSWEDYPFDRYPPYLAGGGVLMSWDVTRAFAAAFPYVKTISIDDSYLGVIAKKLNIAPRNHAGMVIRNPGKDTKSAMTMNFGSVVAFHRIPSSESMQATWNQYTAKYPITPKPKR; from the coding sequence ATGACCGGATGCACGATAAAGATGCGGTGTCTCAAAATCTTACTGGGCAGAACGCTACGGAATACTCTCATTCTTATGGCTATTTGCCTGTCATTGCTCAATATGATGAACTGGGTCTACTATACCTATTCAGAAGAGCTCATTGAAACATACAACAAATACTCACCGCCGACAGGTGCAGTCTTTTTAACACGTTTTGCATCGAATTCATCGACTCCGAAATCGATTTCAAAACATCAAACCGCCACTGTGATACCCCAGAGTTTCGAAAGACGTTATCCGTTATTTGACCCAGGGGATAGCTATGACGATAACGGAATCTACATGGAAGTGGGAGCCCCTCTTGATACCAAAGATGTGCGCAAAAAGAAACTAAATTTTGACCCTTCAAAGTATCCGCTGGAAGTAGATCTtgttaaattaacaaattatatttttgagggaaaaaagattaaaaacaaaccgATCAACCCTCATCCGTATCAATTTGTGCACGAAGCTGCTGATGCGTGTCATATTAAAAATCTCCATCTAGTTGTTATAGTGAAATCTAGAGCCAATAATACTAAGACCCGGGAAGTCATAAGGAAAACATGGGGCAACCCAACGATATACAGTGGGGTGGCTGTAATTTTTCTTCTGGGACAAATGCGTGGATGTGAGAAAAATATCTCTGAAGAAGCTCAAAGGCACAAAGATATTGTACAAGAGAACTTCGTCGACGATTACTCCAACAACACGCTAAAAACAATAATGGGGTACAACTGGGTAGTTCGCCATTGTTCCAACGCAAATTTCAATCTTTTCGTGGACGATGATATCTTTGTGGTGGTGAAAAACCTCGACAATTACAGAAACAACAAAGACAAAGAACCCCGGATCATGGCCGGGAAACTTCTTCCTCGCTCGACCCCCTTCCGGGACAATGGGTCGAAGTGGTTTGTGAGTTGGGAGGACTACCCCTTTGACAGGTACCCGCCGTATCTCGCCGGCGGGGGCGTTCTAATGTCTTGGGACGTTACAAGAGCATTTGCAGCGGCCTTTCCCTATGTGAAAACAATATCAATTGATGATTCCTATCTAGGAGTCATTGCTAAAAAGCTCAATATAGCGCCTAGAAACCATGCTGGCATGGTGATCAGGAACCCTGGCAAAGACACAAAGTCCGCCATGACCATGAATTTTGGCAGCGTTGTTGCATTTCATCGCATTCCGTCCAGTGAGTCGATGCAGGCAACGTGGAATCAGTATACAGCTAAATATCCTATTACACCCAAGCCGAAAAGGTAA